The Kryptolebias marmoratus isolate JLee-2015 linkage group LG9, ASM164957v2, whole genome shotgun sequence nucleotide sequence ATATCAAAACCCTCGAGgctgtttcatttgtttctaaatgtttcacaATGAGGTGTGATTTTCTAATGTTTCTCTGTAAGACATGAGGAGTAGCCTCTGAGAACGGCATATTTGCCGCCTGTTGCTTGttcatataaaatatttacagagcCAGGTGAGAAATGAGCCTCAGGGGACCTGCTGCTGCCAGGTAACACTGGTGACACCAGTAAGGACAAATAAGTTCCCTGTCTGTGCACGACTCAGCTGTGACatacaaacacatcaaatgaacctctctatatatatttatttgtgtgtcacCATCTCATTGAGGAAATTCTTTTGTGCAGTTTTGCTctactgttttacaaaaacaatatggTCTAAAATTAACTCGTTTGTTCTtaacacaagaggaaaaaaacaacaacttctaTAAAAGCAGAGTCAAATACATCTTCTTACCTCGAACGGGTCTAGTTGTAGGTGGTCTGCAGTTTGACACGATGTGTACAGGAGCTCTTCAGAGGAGGTTTGAAGGCTGAGCTGGGTGCAGAACCTCTTATAGTCCTGCCTCTTCCGTCTCCTCCCACAACACCATGACATCATAAGCATTACACTTACCAGAATGGGTTTAGTTAATCTTTAATCCAAAATACTGAGTCATTCTTTTTATGGTTCTGTTAAAGTGGCAATAAATCTAACTCTGATAACAAGATGGTTAGCACTGAAAGATTGAGCTTTTGGcagaattatttattaaaacacaaccGTTTATCTAATTTGGTAgcttttcttagttttaaaactacaaattatttgatcacattttaaatgtgtaagaagaacaatttagttttacatttcaaCATAGAGAAACAGCACCGCTCATTTTGAACAAATGTCCTTTAACATGTAAAAGGCgcagcttattttttattattattattttttatatatatagttcTCTTTATTCTTATTCTTCCTGTTACGTGTAATAATGTGACATATCATAGACAGTTAGTATTACAAGGAAATGGTTTCAACCTGAAACTTGGGAGGGTCTCTTTATTCCTCCCAGCTGCCGTGACGGCGCTGTAATTTCCCAGGAAGGTGGTGCATCTCTGCCTCTCATGTTTTTctcgtgtgtttgtgtttctgctctaTAAAAGTCCGTCTGAGGTCGTCCGAAACACACCGCTGCCATGGCTCAGTCCAACTCACTGCATGTGTCTGTCGGCATTCTGAGCATTTCTGGTggtaggtttttatttttatatgttatTTATATCTTCTTTCTGTATAGATGTCATAAACTTTACTGAAACGCAAAAATGCAAATCACTTATGCTTAATTGATTCAACTGTTACTTTACACCAAACATAAGGAATTGAACTTTTTGCATTGCTGGTTCTCACTTTCTTACATAATTAATTGTAAAGAAATAGTAGTTTTCACTTATTTATCATAAAGGATGAAtgattatgaaaataaaatagctggACTTTAGTAAAACAAAGGTTTATGACAATCCTGTTTTGCAAACTTTGATaattagaatgtttttttttattttatttcttttattttgttgggaATAGTTTACAGATCTGCTTTCAGACatgaaacagagacaaaaaagttTTCTAATCACAATTTACTGTATACATTTCTTTCCATCGCTCTACATAAATTAACTGCTTTATGAtgtctaaaataatttttttgaatcgtcttttaaaagatgaaaactatattgaatgtttgtttgaattaatcacccacattttatttctttttttttactttaggcTCCCTCCTGCTTTTGGTGAACAGCTATGCCAGCTCTCCTCAAAAAGACTTCATCCCCCATACTGCACTGGGGATTTTGCTCCTCATCATCTCAGCCCTCGTAGCTTatgcaggtttgttttaaaaacatttccgctcagattttaattttctgccCGTTTCCAGCCTCCTAACTAACCTTTTCCCTCTCCTAGGTGTCCGTCACAGTCTGGCACACGCTCAGCTGTTCTCCAGTCTGTGTCTGACTGTCTCCGCCCTGTGGTGTGGTTCAGGTCTGGTCTACATTCTGATAGGACAGGAGGTGCTGAGGCTCACGGAGCTGAAATCTTCATTAGTCCCAGGCCTGGCAGCATTTACCTTAGCCCTGTTCATCATCGGCTGTGTGGCACTCTTTGTAAAGAAACCAGTTTTGTTCCTCATAGCTGTGGGCATTTCTTTAGCCTGCGCTCATCAAATAGCTGCTCTCTTTGCTGTGGGCTTTGGACAGTCTGCCACTGCTGCAAACTACCTTCTTGTCTGTCTCGTGTGTGTTTACTTTGGCTTTGGGCGTCTTCTCTCCATGATCACTCAAGGTAAAGTGAGACCTCCAGGTACAGGCTTGAAGCAGAAAGCAGAGCTGCAAACAGAGCAGAACCAGGGGTGCACTGGTGCAGTAAGTGTAGGTTTGGTGATGAACTTGTTGTCTGCCTCTGTATTAGCCTGTCCCCTGTTAGGTGTGGTCCCCAAACTCTTTGTGGGCCATGTCCCCTGGCTGTGGACGGCAGGGGTCTTCCAGCTTGGCATGTGTGTCCTCTTTTATCGAGCAATGGACACACTAGCTGCCACTTTCTATGGTTTTACAGCCCTGCTGAAATTTGCAGAGGGTTATAGTGCTTTGTTGTCTTTGTACTCCATTCAGCCCTTCTCTCCTGTTCCCTTCCCTGTCGTCTTTGCGGTGCTTTTCTCTGTCCTGGCTCTGTTTAGCTGTCAAAAGAGCATTCTGGAGGGGCTCTACCAGTTATTTTTTGTAGCATATTGTATTTCCATTGCAGCACAACCTGAAGGTTTCTTCCAAGGAGGCACTCAAGGAGTCCAGGGAGCCATATTTGTAGCTACAGCAATAATGCTTTTTATTACAGCATTCAACATGGTCTCCAGCACCTTAATTCCCACAGGGCAGGGTGTTTTCAAAACTTTAGTAACCAGGATGCAGAAAGTTACACTCAGATCTCTTGATAAAGAGCAACATGTACCTCACCTGGGCTACTCCAAATATGCAGATGCAGAGGTGTTGGGCCATGCCTGCAATGTTCTGGCAGCTTTTGCCATCACAGCCACAGTTGGTGGCAGAGATCCCCTGTCTGTACTCATTCTGCCCTGGGTGGTGATGGCTGGGGGGGTACTGCAGCTCCTGTGTGGCTCAGTAGCGTTCGCTCGAGGCAAAACCTTCGAGAGTACCGTTTTTATTCTCTACGGGGTGATGTGGACAGTTTGGGGTTTGACGCGATACGGTGGTCTGTACGGTGAAACCAGAGGCTTTAATGTGGCCGTTGGGATCATTTGCTTCATGTTGTTTAACTTACTGGTGACAGCTGCAGCGTTGTTTCTGAATGTTGCCTGGTTTGTCTACGCGTTCACCTTCCAGCTCATTCTCATCAGCTTCCTGCTGGATGCAATAGGTTCACTGCCGTACGGTTACGACATCGGAGTCACAATCATCTTTGGTCTcatcagcttttattgtttcctgGCCCACATTTTCAACAGCACCTTTAAGTCTCCCCAAATCCCCTTAGGAAGACCTGTAGTCAGGCTGGGTGGGGTTGGAGGAGGGGCAGATGTGTGCCCACATGTTCCAGCACGCAAAGCCACATCGGTCCAACAGATTGCAGGTGAGGGTTTAAAGACAATGGTGCTGATTTCTAAACAAACACCTGTTTACGTGCAGTACCTGAGTTCagtctttctttaaactgattGCAGAGATCATGAAAAACGGTGGCATATGTGGAATGCCAACAGACACCGTCTACGTGCTGGTAGCAGCCTGCAACAGGCCAGATGCAGTAGTCAAAGCTTTTAAGTAAGTTTCCATTGCTATGAAAATGGTTTTAGGTTTATAAATTGCATGATTCTGTGtaactgctgtttgtttggctTCAGGGTTAAAAAGCAGGCTCAGGACCGACCCATGTCCATGTGGATCTCTTCTATCAAGCAGCTGGAGCCTGTGAGACACCTGCTGAGCCCTCTGCTGCTGGACTTCATGGAAGCTGCGTGGCCGTCATCTATCAGCATGGTCATACCCAGAGGTGAGGGAGTCTGTGTTTACATCTTTGTGTGTCCATGAAATCCTCATACATGATGAGGTTTCATAAacataatgatttttttttttactcctgcAGGTCCCTGGATGGATATCTTTGGTTTAGGGGAAGCTGCCATACACATAGGAACTCCACAGAGCATTGCCATCAGAAACCCAGACTGTGCAGTAGCTACACATCTCATTAACCTGGTAAAGGCCATGAACATTGTTCACTGcacataaattaaattaaggcAATAAAGTGAGCAACCAAAACGTTTGTGTCTTACAGGTGGGACCCATTGCAGTAACTTCAGCCAACCCCACAGGAGAGGCAGACACAACTCACCATAATCAAGTTTATGCCAAACTGGGAAAGAAGGTAATGACACTGATTTAGTGGTATTAAAGtcaacaggatttttttttatgtttctaataaTAATATGTGGATTTTATTGGTTACAGGTGGATGGAGTGTTGTGTGATGGACCCTCCCCAGAAAATATTGCATCTACTGTTGTTGACTGCACAAAGATTGAAACTGGACAAATTGGTTTCTTCAGAGTGGGTCTCATTCCTAAATCTAAGGTGATATAAATATCTTCCACTGTTCTCTTCATTGATTGGAAACCAGTTGGTCTTCATGCTAATAATAAAGCCTGATATATGTCATTGTCTGTTCTCCAGGTTCTTCAAATTTTTGAAGAGGTTCAAAATCGCCACAAACACGGACAGACAAATCTGGGATTTGTTTATGATCTTCATCTACCAGATATACAAAAGGAGAGAAATTCAGGAGATTACGACACAACAGAGTCAGGAAGAGGAAGTGGAACCGAAACACCTTCTAGTGTTTCACCTGAAAGAAGTCCAGACCTTCGAAGAGAATCGCAATAACTCATCTTAGCGCTGCTTCAAGACATTGCCAGTGTTCACCAATCTATCGAatacaaatgtaaaatttaaattttgccaAACTCAgtatatatacacacagacTGAAAGACTTTAACGTATGTTTTGTACTATATGTAAATTGTCTTAGTATTCTTGACCTTTTTCCTTGTAccttttagcattttaatatatttattatctgttaaacacagataaataatatttcaatatttttggaaggagttttagttgtttaaacAATATTGTTATAATATGTTTGTGATCAAGTTCTTGctcattttgttaaaacatttccataaaGAGGCTTACTGAACTTTGCACATTATGAACGTTATCCAATTCCACAAAAAGATCACATTGTTAACAATATTACTTGAAAATTGAACTGATTCCCAAAAGAGCAGAATCAGAAAATGATGATAATATgtataaaaaagtttttttgggTAAATGTGTGATCATCAATGGTAATAAAATTTCACTGTTGCACTTTATGCAATAATGCACCCAGTTATCATATTCTTAATCCCCTACATAGTTCAACACATTCATGCTCAGCCACTCAAAACTGAAAACCCTGTTGGAATAATAAACAACCATTTTCAGTGTAATTCCACTAATTTTCAGAATAACTTGAGATCTAAATTGTCATTTAGGATCAATTACATGCAACAGTTTACttcataaaaatgcattttgtgtatgaaaatacaaattcattttcatatttacatttaaaacatcttaaacacATGTAATAAAAATCTTACTTTGCTGCTTTCCCTTCGCATAAATGACAACTAAATAAAAGGAAGACAGCAAAGAcaattggagaaaaaaacataatgagtagtattaaaacataataacaaATCAATATTTATGAAGCTGATAACTTGGTGTTTATTAAACTTCCCCTTCCATTTATATCACGTATTACTGTGACAGTTTTgtagagtgaaataaatttgtatatatttaaaaaagctgcGCAAGACAAGGcattaaaagcttttcttcttATAAATCACAgtaatacatatttttttaatatagtaaTGTATTCCTTTGATATTTGAATGTTATGTTATGGCCTGGCTCAaagaccacaacaaaaaaagcagaagactGCAggcataacatttaaaaaatgatgtattttaacAAAGATCTAGTGAGTGTATGGAGGCACTCCACTGGAGACATTGGCCAGCTGCCTTCAGTTCCCAATTACTTGGTACcctgcacaacacacacacacacagttattgCCACCCAACTTAAAAGTAAATGATGATCGGAAACTGTAAACATCAGGAAGCATTCCAGTAAATGCAGGTATTTAGAAACCTTCCTCTTCGGTAAGTAAACATGGGTGGACTTCAGACTACAGATCATTTTATGCACTCTGTTGGCCAGAAGACAATCTGTAACAACTTTCAGGAAAGCATAATAAGGATGTTTGCATTGTTAATTGTTGTTTGTGTGCGTTTAAACCTTAAGGGCAAAAGTCACAATTATGTCAtattaggtttttgttttgcccaTGCACTTCCACGGGGGTTTCTAGGAAAAGAGTTACTAATCAGTTACTAGGAGCATGAAAGCAGGCAGTTCTTTCCTGGTGCGTCAACATTCATTAAACAAGGACTAACTTATAGTGCAGACTGGGGCACTTTCTGTAGAAATATCCTGAGAATTCTGCTACAATAATCATGTATTGCAAAACTAACAGAAATGTCAAAGTTCATAGGATGGTGTTTACATGAACTGATTTGAACGTTTTGAGTttggagctgttttataaaGGCAGCAACCGGATTTGGTCTGGGTTTCACTTAAACTGAGACAGTTCGAAGAATTATTTACAACAGCTTAGATATTAACTGTTAAATGTTCTTCGCACTTCAGAGGTCCTCAGCTGTATattttttctcactgtttttgtagacactaaaatctgttcagggtctTGTGGGGGcactggtgcttatctccagcagggAGTGAGAGGCAGGAGTACACACTAAAAATGTCCTCCATCACACCAGAGGCCAGTTTAGACTTAATATGCTTGTTTTTAGACTGTTGTAGAAAAGTGGAGTTTTGGAGAAAACAAGCATGTATAGTTTCAACCTGTCtgccttcttgctgtgagaaTATTgggagggtttttattttttttttatcaaaccttCCACTCTTAAGAGGAAAATCGCCCACTTCAAAACAGTTTCAATGAAAACAGCACTTTTACTATAGAAACATTGAACTAtatagtaatatttttttttttattaaatttagaaATGCTATGGCCTAATTGTGTTAATATCAACATCacatttcacatattttcttcaGAATACTAATAAGTATAAAATACTGTCTTGCTGTTCAACAAGTCTCATGAAATGTTAATCCATTTACTTAATTTTTAactattcttttcttttttgtctttcaacaaGAAGTCTCACTCCTGTGTGCAAGGTTGTTTATAGAACtagggtctccaatcctggtcctcgagggccactatcctgcatgttttacttgtttctctgctccaacacgcctgattcagtggttaaatgacctcttcatgttctacagaagcctgttaatcacccatcgattcaaatcaggtgtgttggagcagagaaacgagtaaaacctgcaggatggtggccctcgaggaccagggttggagaccactgtaaTAAAGAATTATctaatgtgaaaaaaactgtGAATGTTATAATGtacgagtaaaaaaaaaaaaaaggaaacctcGGTCAACACAGCCAGATACTCACTCATACAATTAACTCAAGACAAAATGTAGCATCAACTGTGTCTGACCACACAGCAACGCCGAAACTCCAGATCTTTtctctaaagaaaagaaatgttgtgCCAAAGATTGGCTTTTTATAGGACTTCTACACCTGCCTAATTACAACAATGACAAGTAATACATCCCATACAGCTGGACCTCACACACTTTCTGCATCACTGGGTTTTAGTTCATTTTGAAATGGAAATTAGAAACATGAGGTGAAAAAAATTCAATTGAATCTACTAAAGCTTTTGATAGTATCAACAAAATAATCAGTTAAAGACACAAGCAATTGGTCTCATcgaataaatatttttattgcacaGACTTATTCAGTACAAGAATAAAGAAAGAGCTCAAACACGTACAATACACATGGACAGATGTGTTCCCTTACAAACTAAAACctacaatatttacaaaaagcataatttaaaagcataaatacatatttacagAATCACTACCATTTCATACAGAGTATATGTgcataacttttattttaataagctGTGTTATCCCActtgaaatgaaacaagaaaatgtaTCTTCTCTACCAAGACatcttcagttatttttatacaaacaaaagTGCTTTAGTTTTAACTTATTCAGtctattttatttctataggtgctgcacacacaaaaaaacagctaaagaagGAGATCGGCTCCATGACAGGACCCTCTCACAGCATTGTATGTTTCAGTCTGTCGAAGATCTGGTGGACCTTAATGGCAGGGACACAGCCTTCTCTCACAATGGTGATgatgcctgaaaaaaaaaaaagaaaaacgtttcAGTTGGAAAGTATATCTAGAAAATAATCCTTGGTATGAAGAGGTGAACATGTCAATGTGCGCTTACCTTCGTTAATCTTTAGACAGTTGACCACAGTGGAAGCAACAAGTTCATTAGAGTTTCCGTCACAGAGAACTCCTTGGATCTTGTGGCCTAGTcgactgcagaaacaaacaaacaaagaaagttaaaaaccaAAGAATTAACATATGTGGTTAGAAATATATTGTTATGGAAATTCTGTTGCAAGAAACTCACTTGATGACCATGCTGTGGTGGGTGCTGTCTGGTTCTCCGCTGGGATTGGCCGATGTGATCGCCAGAGGTCCGGTGATGTCACATAGGTGACAGGTCACCGTGTGGTCAGGGACACGGATCATGATGCTGTCTCTGGTACCGACACGGTCAATAGCTGGTCCCACACCTGCGCAGGACAAGTTCAAAGTTCAGATGAACGCTGCTCACTGATGTGTACTTTATTTTATGAAGCTGAATCCAGGCAGATTTATGCTGTTTACCTAAATTAAACAGCCAGTCTCCTTTGCTGACGATGCAGCTGATGCCTCCAGGATACACGTTCTTCATAAACTCCCACAGCAGAGGGCTGAAAGGAGGCTTTGCTGCAACCAGCTGTTCAACGCTGGAAATACAAATGCATATAGGCTTCTCTGCTGGTCTGTCCTGGAGAAGATCAGATTTAACAAGATGATGACAACACatgaaaatatttacatatataatTGGCTATTTTGGTTTCTATTACTTACTTTAATATTATAGATTTTCTCTATCGCCTGTGGATTCTTGCAGGAAGCAGCCAGAGCATAAACAGTATCCGTGGGAATACCGCATACTTTCCCCTCCTCGAGAAGACGAGCGATTGTCCGGAGTCCACTGGTGAGACGGGAGCTAGCCAATGGACAGGACGGCTCCTCAGATGAttcctgttttacattttcctaaaagaagACCAAAATAAGAATATGTTTATTGAACTACACATGAATGTAGTTTCTGAAGAAAGTCAAATTTTTATGCTTTACCTTTATTATTGGAGGGCCCATTGGTAGCACTCTCTGAGAGAAGATGCAGTTCATCAGTGAAGCCAAAGTGCCGTATATACAAGTGATGGAAACCAGTGCAAGCATGGCAACTGCAAAAAAGGGTGTCGTAATGTTTTGTATTATCTGTTTATTGGACACATACTTCTGGGctgaaataaataactttttataagATGTTTTTGACTTACTTTCAAGTTGGTATGGCAGACTCTGAAGAGTGGAGAGAAGAAGGCAGACAAGTACAACCTccattattgttgttaaaaacagcagaaccaggttcctggaagcagctgacagaaatAACAGAACACTGAATTACTAAAACCAACCAATAAAGAAATTTTCATGCTTGAGAAGCACATAATTGACCTTACCGATCATTATGAGGAAAGCATTGATGACCAGGAAAGCAATAGCTCCTGCTGTGAATCCATAATTTTCTTCAGTGTAGATCCCAGGCTGGACAcctgaagaaaaataacttgGGGTTAGAACCTTGtataaatcaaaaagaaacatgtcagTCTACTAATATTTTTTGCTTGATATACCTGCAAACCGAAACCATGTCCAAGTTGCCCATACAACCACATAGAGGGACGAGATGACTGATCCAAACCGACCACCTCCTGTAACTTGAAGCCTGCTGACATAGACCTGGACGATTGCTCCAGAGATCAGGACCCAGGGCACAGTCAGatgaaggaaggaaggattCATAATCGACACACGTGAATGAAGAGCTGAAAGCGCTGCAACCccatttaaaagataaaacagggCATCCGAGGTCTGGTCAGTTTGGGGCAGTGCTTCCTGTTCAGTCCTTCTACACTTCAAGGCATTCTTCAGCTGCTCAGAGGAGACTGGCTGAGGTCCTACAGGTATGAGGACCTTTTCTGCGATGGTGTTTATGAGACGTGAGAAGGTGCCGTAGGCAGAGGCTGCAGTGAAGAGAGAACAGGTTACACCAAAGAAGATGTAGTAACTCTGCAGGGGGATCTGAGGGATTGTTGAGACTGTGAGCAGGACAAAGAGCAAATTGTGGATCACTTCCAGGACGTCCATGTTCAGGCTTCCCACGCAAAGCACCAAGCCTGCCACGACAAAGAACCAATCTCCCACCATTTCTTTCCTTCCAAAGGCAACTTGACTGTCCTCCACTAATAGAACAGATGCCACAAACTCATCCCAAGCCTTGATCAGCCAATATGTGGCATGAAATCCAAACTTTGTAGTGTGGTAACAATCTTGGCGCAAATGGGCGTAGTAGCTGGAGAACAACTGGGCGACTGAGATGATTGATACCCACGCAACTCCTAAACCAAAGGACTTCATGTACCCAAAGCTGTAGAAAGCAAAGATGAAAGGAGCAATGGAGTCACAGAAGAAACCTAAGGCCATGGGTTCGGCATATTttgtgttcttcttcttctcttggcCAGTGCTCTGGGGTTTGGCTGAGTTGGTGGTCCCGAGCAGGAGAACATTGAAGAGGGGAGTCCCAAAGCCTTTAAGGACTAGACGCTGAGTCAGACCTTTGAtgagcagagcagctgaacCATAGATGGCAAAGAGCAAAATGAGCAACTCCAAAACTCCTGACACCACAAGGGCCCAAGAGTCTGCTACTAGAGCTACTGCTTCAAAGATTAAAGTGGCCGTGATGgctccaaaaacaaaaggcatgaTGTAGTTGACCGTGGCAGAGCAAAACGCAAGAAGGAAGGACAGGAGGATATAAGGGACCAGGCCAGCAATTGCTGATTCATCTATGGACAGGCATAACTGGCACTGTGATGAGTTATTGAGAGACATGTTACCTATCATGCTAGTAGTTGAACTGTTTCCCATCTGTCCTGACACTGATGTTGTAGTTTGATTGTTAAATAAAGCACCAAAGTAGATTCTGGTAGCACCATAACTACCCCAAAGAGCAGCATAGCCAATGAAGGCAGTGCCACTCAGGTGATCGTACTTTCGAAAAGAAAGCAGTCCAGCCACTAGTTGGCATATCCCACCAATCAGGATGAGATGAACACCTGTAAGAAGTGATGCAATCTGGTgtaagccatttttatgttctttttacaTGTATATGTCTTGATGTTTTAGGTAATTTTTTACCTGCTAGTATGTTTTCCACTCCAGCTGGTTGATTGCCAGTGCGAGCTGTGTTGAGGTTCTGTAGAAGAACAAGGAATGCACTGATCCCATTGGACAACATGCCCAACACTCCAGGTTCTCCATAGAAACTGGCAGGAAACCCATCTGCAGCTGCCATGATGCTCTTGTAGTTAATCTGCAAGCTGAACAAAAGTACCTAAAAAGTGATATAGACATAACTCAATTAATATCTACAGCAACGTTTACATTTTTCATATTGAACCAATGAAGGATGTAGAAAAACAACACACTTATCAAAAATTCATATTATATCAGTAGTACATAGCTGAAAAATGATATAGTGTAACtactgtgtttttatgtgatgaGTGGACAATCtatattaaaactaaacaaatgacAAGAAATGTTAAATCATACAAATTCAAACTACTTAAAAAGATAAACGGTTGTTGTCTTTAGGGCTTTTTATGATCTTACCTGTGTAAACacaccacacagacacacacacctgaaacTCACTGGCCCTTCCCAGTCACGATTAGAGTTATCGTTGTGAGTAACTACAACACTCActtcatttaaagtttcagCTCTAATCTCTGGAACATACTAACAGGATCTCTCAAAGTAAGCTCTTTATTCTTAAGTATAAGAATTTTATATGGTGACATTTACCCCAAAACtgcatctttttgttgtttagctACAAGTTTTTGATACATAGTATTGTTTGTATATCAGCTTCTTGTAATGTACAGATTTAGACTAAAATAATAGTAAATCATGATCAACGTATAAGTTCTTAACCTCTGCAAATATTACATATACTGACAAAGTTGTTGGTCGtctcagttatttaaaaaaaatgtcttaccTGGTGAAGCTGCTCAGACTGATGAACTGTTGAGTTATGCTGAAAGCAGGGATGAGAGTTTGTCATAAATAAGACTTCGTGTTGTGTAGGAGGAGCTGATGAAAATTTCCCCAGTCTGTCAGCACAGTCAGATCACTGAGGGGTGACATCACTTCTCCCCTTCTTCAACAAAAGGTGCATTTTCCTCCTCCACCCTCCCTCCCACCCAGAATATCAGTGATGGTTGGTTGTCACACCAAAGATAATGTGTACAACGGAAAGTCCTCTCTTTAATAGGGACAAACCTGCCCTTCCCATTCCCTTAAGGCTTGTACTTGTGGCCCCTTTGAGTCCTTGACTATATAAGGCAGGTGGATTCTAAGTCAGAAAAGCATCAGCATCCTTCAGAGCAAAGCTGCTGGATCAAAGAGGAACAAGAAAGAAGGTCAACTTGACAGAAACATCAGGTTGAAGCCATGCTCTCCGTGCT carries:
- the si:ch211-153b23.4 gene encoding uncharacterized protein si:ch211-153b23.4, which gives rise to MAQSNSLHVSVGILSISGGSLLLLVNSYASSPQKDFIPHTALGILLLIISALVAYAGVRHSLAHAQLFSSLCLTVSALWCGSGLVYILIGQEVLRLTELKSSLVPGLAAFTLALFIIGCVALFVKKPVLFLIAVGISLACAHQIAALFAVGFGQSATAANYLLVCLVCVYFGFGRLLSMITQGKVRPPGTGLKQKAELQTEQNQGCTGAVSVGLVMNLLSASVLACPLLGVVPKLFVGHVPWLWTAGVFQLGMCVLFYRAMDTLAATFYGFTALLKFAEGYSALLSLYSIQPFSPVPFPVVFAVLFSVLALFSCQKSILEGLYQLFFVAYCISIAAQPEGFFQGGTQGVQGAIFVATAIMLFITAFNMVSSTLIPTGQGVFKTLVTRMQKVTLRSLDKEQHVPHLGYSKYADAEVLGHACNVLAAFAITATVGGRDPLSVLILPWVVMAGGVLQLLCGSVAFARGKTFESTVFILYGVMWTVWGLTRYGGLYGETRGFNVAVGIICFMLFNLLVTAAALFLNVAWFVYAFTFQLILISFLLDAIGSLPYGYDIGVTIIFGLISFYCFLAHIFNSTFKSPQIPLGRPVVRLGGVGGGADVCPHVPARKATSVQQIAEIMKNGGICGMPTDTVYVLVAACNRPDAVVKAFKVKKQAQDRPMSMWISSIKQLEPVRHLLSPLLLDFMEAAWPSSISMVIPRGPWMDIFGLGEAAIHIGTPQSIAIRNPDCAVATHLINLVGPIAVTSANPTGEADTTHHNQVYAKLGKKVDGVLCDGPSPENIASTVVDCTKIETGQIGFFRVGLIPKSKVLQIFEEVQNRHKHGQTNLGFVYDLHLPDIQKERNSGDYDTTESGRGSGTETPSSVSPERSPDLRRESQ
- the LOC108240538 gene encoding threonylcarbamoyl-AMP synthase-like, translating into MEVVLVCLLLSTLQSLPYQLEIAMLALVSITCIYGTLASLMNCIFSQRVLPMGPPIIKENVKQESSEEPSCPLASSRLTSGLRTIARLLEEGKVCGIPTDTVYALAASCKNPQAIEKIYNIKDRPAEKPICICISSVEQLVAAKPPFSPLLWEFMKNVYPGGISCIVSKGDWLFNLGVGPAIDRVGTRDSIMIRVPDHTVTCHLCDITGPLAITSANPSGEPDSTHHSMVINRLGHKIQGVLCDGNSNELVASTVVNCLKINEGIITIVREGCVPAIKVHQIFDRLKHTML
- the LOC108240537 gene encoding uncharacterized protein LOC108240537 codes for the protein MAAADGFPASFYGEPGVLGMLSNGISAFLVLLQNLNTARTGNQPAGVENILAGVHLILIGGICQLVAGLLSFRKYDHLSGTAFIGYAALWGSYGATRIYFGALFNNQTTTSVSGQMGNSSTTSMIGNMSLNNSSQCQLCLSIDESAIAGLVPYILLSFLLAFCSATVNYIMPFVFGAITATLIFEAVALVADSWALVVSGVLELLILLFAIYGSAALLIKGLTQRLVLKGFGTPLFNVLLLGTTNSAKPQSTGQEKKKNTKYAEPMALGFFCDSIAPFIFAFYSFGYMKSFGLGVAWVSIISVAQLFSSYYAHLRQDCYHTTKFGFHATYWLIKAWDEFVASVLLVEDSQVAFGRKEMVGDWFFVVAGLVLCVGSLNMDVLEVIHNLLFVLLTVSTIPQIPLQSYYIFFGVTCSLFTAASAYGTFSRLINTIAEKVLIPVGPQPVSSEQLKNALKCRRTEQEALPQTDQTSDALFYLLNGVAALSALHSRVSIMNPSFLHLTVPWVLISGAIVQVYVSRLQVTGGGRFGSVISSLYVVVWATWTWFRFAGISSKKY